The segment CTCATCCGGCGAAGACGCCGCAAGAGCATGGCACCAAGAGGTTATTAGCGGACCTTGCACTTGAAGCGGCAGACGCCACCTTCGCCGACGTCGAGCGGCTGTTTGATCTCCCAGCGGAGGACCAGCGAGTCTTTCTCGTTCGGCTGCGTCAGGAAGTCGGCGTCGACGCTGCACTGGGCCGAGCCTTCGACCAGTTCCAGACGCGGCGAGAGGTTGTCGAGGATTGTGACGTTGCCGACCCGCTGATCGCCCAGGTTGTCGAAACGCAAGGTGAACTCGACGATGTCGCCGGGTTGTGCGTCGGCGACCGAAGCGACTTTGACGATGCGGATGCAGGGCTTGCCGTCGAGGTCGAACATCACCGCTTCTTGAGCGGCCTTGTCCGATTCGAGTTCGTGCGCCTTGCGACCTTCGATCATGACCTGCACGGCCTGATTTTCGGTCCACGCAATCGCATTCTGGATGCTGGTCGCGAGCACCAGTTTCTCGGTCGCGTCGAAGATGCCGACCTTCATGATGTTGAAGTCTTCGAAGGCCTGAAACTCGCGAACGAATTCGATCAGGATCTGCTGATTGGCGAGTTCGACCCCCAGGGTCCGATCGCGAAAGGTCTGGGCCATCTTTGGACCCAGGTTCGCGACCGGCTGCACCGGTTGGTTGACGTTGGTCGGGATGCCGTTGTTGATCTGACCTTGCAGCTTGAGGTTGGCGTCATTGGCGATCAGCCCTTCGTTGGTCAGCTCGGCGTTGAGGCCGTAGATCTTGCGGACCGCAGCGAACCGCGGAGCGTAAATGCAGACCTTGTTGCTGGGGCAGACTTCGCGGCAACCGGCGAGCGTGTCGTAGTGGACGACGGTATCTTCAATGTCGAGGCCGCGAATGCTGAAGTCGTCGCCGATCTTGGTGTGCAAGTGGCTGTCGCCGCCGTCGCAAACCCACTCGTCGTACGAATTGCATGGCATCGGTTCGCCGCTGACCATCCCGTCGTTGCAGCCATAGGGACCGCAGCCGCCAGGGCCGCAACCGCCGGGACCGCAGTTATATCCGCCGCCAAAGCCAGGACGGCAAAAGCCGCTGCGGCAAGGAAGCGACGCGACCTGCTGCGGAACCGGGGCCATGTGTTGGTAGTATTGTTCCGGCGGCGGCATGTCGATCGGCTGTTCGCCGGAGGTGAGCTGCACCGGATATTGAGCTTCGGCCGGCCGATACTGAGCTTCCATCGCCGGCGGCGTTTGCACCGGGGGAGCCGCGGCGTATTGCGGCTCGGGCGGCGTCATTTCCGGCTGCTGCGCCGGTTGACCTTCGTTGAAGCTCACGCCGGTCATCGGCTTCGTCGGACCATAGGTCGTTTTGACGTCGGTGATT is part of the Blastopirellula sediminis genome and harbors:
- a CDS encoding DUF11 domain-containing protein, producing the protein MKLRNLRQLALLAAAMGLLTLPACKITDVKTTYGPTKPMTGVSFNEGQPAQQPEMTPPEPQYAAAPPVQTPPAMEAQYRPAEAQYPVQLTSGEQPIDMPPPEQYYQHMAPVPQQVASLPCRSGFCRPGFGGGYNCGPGGCGPGGCGPYGCNDGMVSGEPMPCNSYDEWVCDGGDSHLHTKIGDDFSIRGLDIEDTVVHYDTLAGCREVCPSNKVCIYAPRFAAVRKIYGLNAELTNEGLIANDANLKLQGQINNGIPTNVNQPVQPVANLGPKMAQTFRDRTLGVELANQQILIEFVREFQAFEDFNIMKVGIFDATEKLVLATSIQNAIAWTENQAVQVMIEGRKAHELESDKAAQEAVMFDLDGKPCIRIVKVASVADAQPGDIVEFTLRFDNLGDQRVGNVTILDNLSPRLELVEGSAQCSVDADFLTQPNEKDSLVLRWEIKQPLDVGEGGVCRFKCKVR